The Candidatus Mycolicibacterium alkanivorans genome contains a region encoding:
- a CDS encoding Fe-S protein translates to MELLRNVVVLLHLVGFAVLFGAWVAEAAARRFRFTPVMNYGILISFLTGVALAAPWPAGEVINYPKVGVKLVILVVIGALLGIGLTRQRRAEAPVARPVFAAVGVLALTAAAIGVLW, encoded by the coding sequence ATGGAGCTACTACGCAACGTAGTCGTGCTGCTGCACCTCGTGGGGTTCGCTGTGTTGTTCGGAGCCTGGGTCGCCGAGGCAGCGGCTCGACGGTTCCGCTTCACCCCCGTCATGAACTACGGGATCCTGATCTCGTTTCTGACCGGTGTCGCACTCGCCGCGCCGTGGCCGGCGGGCGAGGTGATCAACTACCCGAAGGTCGGCGTCAAACTCGTCATCCTGGTCGTCATCGGCGCTCTGCTCGGCATCGGCCTCACCCGCCAACGCCGCGCGGAGGCACCCGTTGCCCGCCCGGTATTCGCTGCGGTGGGCGTGCTGGCGCTGACCGCCGCGGCCATCGGTGTGCTCTGGTAG
- a CDS encoding class I SAM-dependent methyltransferase, whose protein sequence is MTTPEDLFDSAYRGAAPEFEGFRPPWSIGEPQPEIAVLIEQGKFHGDVLDAGCGEAAVSMYLAKRGFTTVGLDMSPTAIDLARAEAARLGLANATFGVADISDFGGYDGRFGTIVDSTLFHSMPIEAREGYQRSIVRAAAPGASYFVLVFNAEGMPANGPAHPVTEDELREVVSKHWVIDEIRPARIHANVPDNSPMLDNFAGRDLRDEGPGRKSMPAWLLSAHLGADTPV, encoded by the coding sequence ATGACTACTCCTGAAGATCTCTTCGATTCGGCCTACCGGGGCGCGGCCCCCGAGTTTGAGGGCTTCCGGCCCCCGTGGAGCATCGGGGAGCCGCAGCCGGAGATCGCCGTGCTCATCGAACAGGGCAAGTTCCACGGCGACGTCCTCGACGCCGGCTGCGGCGAGGCGGCGGTGTCGATGTACCTCGCCAAGCGCGGATTCACCACCGTCGGACTGGACATGTCGCCGACGGCCATCGACCTCGCCCGCGCCGAGGCGGCCAGGCTCGGGTTGGCCAACGCCACCTTCGGCGTCGCCGACATCAGTGACTTCGGCGGCTACGACGGGCGATTCGGGACGATTGTGGACTCCACGTTGTTCCACTCGATGCCCATCGAGGCCCGGGAAGGCTACCAGCGGTCGATCGTGCGGGCAGCCGCGCCGGGAGCATCCTACTTCGTGCTGGTCTTCAACGCCGAGGGCATGCCGGCCAACGGGCCCGCCCATCCGGTGACCGAGGATGAACTGCGCGAGGTGGTGTCGAAGCACTGGGTGATCGACGAGATCAGGCCCGCCCGCATCCATGCCAACGTGCCCGACAACTCGCCGATGCTGGACAACTTCGCCGGCCGGGACCTGCGCGACGAAGGGCCGGGGCGTAAGTCGATGCCCGCCTGGCTGCTCTCGGCGCACCTGGGCGCAGACACGCCGGTTTGA
- a CDS encoding MarR family winged helix-turn-helix transcriptional regulator: protein MVAAHKEPIGYLLHQLASALRAEVTSGVLEPLGLTFPQYICLRVLSKLGDRSNAELARDTGVSPQAMNMVLRSLEERHLVARPSTVDSGRSLPASLTRSGRDLLARTDAGVKDAEQRLLAKLSAEQRREFRTILAVLGSQ, encoded by the coding sequence ATGGTTGCCGCGCACAAGGAGCCGATCGGGTATTTGCTACACCAGCTCGCCTCAGCACTGCGCGCCGAAGTGACGTCCGGGGTGTTGGAGCCGCTGGGTCTGACCTTCCCGCAATACATCTGTCTGCGGGTGCTCAGCAAGCTCGGCGACCGGTCCAACGCCGAGCTCGCCCGCGATACCGGGGTCTCTCCGCAGGCGATGAACATGGTGCTGCGCAGCCTCGAGGAACGCCATCTGGTGGCGCGGCCGTCGACAGTTGATTCGGGCCGCTCGCTGCCCGCGTCGCTGACACGAAGCGGCCGAGACCTGCTGGCGCGCACCGACGCTGGGGTCAAGGACGCCGAGCAGCGGCTGCTGGCGAAGCTGAGCGCCGAGCAGCGGCGAGAATTCCGGACAATCCTCGCCGTGCTCGGTTCTCAATGA